A single window of Synechococcus sp. CBW1004 DNA harbors:
- a CDS encoding nucleotidyltransferase domain-containing protein, producing the protein MATISSPNCVDPAAVAEVLAGVEPAPLRLVLFGSRARGDARPDSDIDLLVVMPQARLTPQERQLALRALRAALRPLALPVGVDLVVVGQEDARQLAGSRWHVVARALREGKELHGAG; encoded by the coding sequence ATGGCCACGATCAGCTCGCCAAACTGCGTGGATCCCGCGGCGGTGGCAGAGGTGCTGGCCGGGGTGGAACCGGCGCCGTTGCGTCTGGTGCTGTTTGGCTCCAGGGCACGGGGCGACGCACGACCCGATTCCGACATCGATCTTCTGGTGGTGATGCCCCAGGCGCGGCTGACGCCCCAGGAGCGGCAGCTGGCGTTGCGGGCGCTGCGGGCGGCCTTGCGGCCGTTGGCGCTGCCGGTGGGAGTGGACCTTGTGGTGGTGGGCCAGGAAGATGCCCGGCAATTGGCCGGCTCCCGCTGGCATGTGGTGGCGCGTGCCCTGCGCGAGGGG